Proteins found in one Nocardia brasiliensis ATCC 700358 genomic segment:
- a CDS encoding Uma2 family endonuclease: MTSGAPTDWYRWIPEQITARDYELLPEDFCRTIEVVDGHIVKCESPSRLHNRVARRTAERMEAGRKPEPCLMVETDVDVRISDVPLSLRRSDVVVYRCLADDARLYSGDAVLAVEIVSPDSSFHTDTVEKKAAYAAAGIPVYLIVFLTEAGDGIELIEEYRLSEGRYHLVCLHTRRLTIDSPIAVDIAFSELSSG, encoded by the coding sequence GTACCGGTGGATACCGGAGCAGATCACTGCTCGGGATTATGAACTGCTCCCCGAAGATTTTTGCCGCACCATCGAGGTGGTCGACGGCCACATCGTCAAGTGCGAGAGTCCATCACGCCTGCACAACCGAGTGGCGCGCCGCACGGCAGAGCGGATGGAGGCGGGCCGTAAGCCGGAGCCGTGCCTGATGGTCGAGACCGACGTCGATGTGCGAATCAGCGATGTCCCGTTGAGTCTGCGCAGATCTGACGTCGTCGTGTACCGCTGCCTCGCCGACGATGCGCGGCTGTACTCGGGTGACGCTGTGCTGGCCGTCGAGATCGTCTCGCCGGACAGCTCTTTCCACACCGACACCGTAGAGAAGAAGGCGGCTTACGCCGCGGCGGGCATCCCGGTTTACCTCATCGTGTTTCTCACCGAAGCCGGTGACGGCATCGAACTGATCGAGGAGTACCGCCTTTCCGAAGGGCGATATCACCTCGTCTGCCTGCACACCCGCCGCCTGACCATCGATTCCCCCATTGCCGTCGACATCGCCTTCAGCGAACTGTCTTCGGGGTAG